A window from Bufo bufo chromosome 1, aBufBuf1.1, whole genome shotgun sequence encodes these proteins:
- the LOC120985565 gene encoding golgin subfamily B member 1-like isoform X2, which yields MFSRLSGIANTVLHELSGDGEGSEHTRDPDPGPASGTGEELSEDQMERLAHYEQLVVQLKELIQQKDVEIHHKDAELQQKESQIKLEREASDAKFAKLKLQAKAKVTTLNKQIEELKRTAADQTSQEGSEAKNRNGQNESTKSVEFNKDANSKLQDNINELTRQLHESQSTISLLTKQLSESPETIAGLTKQLQDSQESVQELTKSLQEREDAAKSLQEKLELETQQLQRTLEEKNESLHSRNQVVEMLEQELQSAELQKQVLSEQFREMEKELMSLQESLDVEQKESSQQAALYKGIVEEKDILCQQLQEALDKDKDAASEIECLKSQLENAKLQLGSTPQPDLEQIRVELLGAQEELERLRAELEKEKGAQAELQQLRPELENEEGAQEELQQLRAELEREKGTQVELQQLRAELEKAKGDQEEFQQLRAQLEREKGTQEELQQLREELEKQKGAQEDSPQLKEELEKGVQEELQQLREQLEKQKGAQEELQQLRAEFEKANSAQEELQQLREQLEKQKGAQEELQQLRAEFEKANSAQEELQRVKAELEQQKETQTQMHVELERLKESNEELLVKAEGGEQDTHNRNEHDEHNMEIEGLKTELEKGKKRQDKLSRMKEELKRVKDSLEEFDHVKEEIERGQKIISELERMRKEVERIREAETEINTLQEGQQLVKKRLEQSNVESENLSGQELTREDPASGEKDLQTGEDSDAISTGSYQESVASHQVLQSTILNVQTNLVSQELVLDVAIEDLKEKQLSILMMDLLDTQEEINKLKGELPVEGNLNEPSALNEQAIEKSKYISEEADTYIQTHDSSDLKYQSINADKDNEIISLKNTVAELQNQIETITSEKAQISLKFETLVNEQTTAQKVQASIERLEIENQQLTDYESQNILLEQLKSLENESKSKDLKITALQKDLDHMNILLSERSELSKLQENQLEEKERHMESLKEILGLSQNKEVRLSEELANNEREKVLLQELLSQKTIEIQGLQESISEKDRQVEEISLSFSDKVVLLNEEKYSMSKQIKTLKEQLNSTIQDQGEGEELLQALRTENIEIHLQIEKVAKEKCHFQEMFESVQSELGELNSQLETVKLKHSESQEIIKFAQEEREVLQIKLQDQKNELLKKQKEFEELHIQLDTQMNNYVQQLQLLTEQQQSSLEVIDSLQREKTALECQLQAYLNKSEHEVELNEKGELQAQLEDHKKEIEQLKRKLQASLVSKKELNRKISKLEKQTVNRAVNQAKDFTSSVDPDVKSLVEEVSEQSIIEDGLKQQLNERESDLETCRKELAEKSAANEQFQNLIEELTLELREKSKQIESLKSEQTERPSAESPLSDAVNAEINETRIQLENRIATLEQDKEILQKKVQEVLNSRRDTIKKAQEKDRHHREQLKQQKEEFNLLQEKYEKLQLNRREHQTDEVVLEERDTQNLRPCISGKPQNSNISEHLISISISQENSEESHWGKEWVDFSSAGMEGPVADRSAILDLTVKNHEMQIEVLQSQKNELELNALQLEDKIKGHLEGITHLQDSIDQLTRELQNEREKNLNLEMQASTLKAELESHNQEISQLNEVTIRNLKEELMRKKEEIGQLHQDLEVVNVSLKNGNMLLVEKADVILSLKSQLEVQTKEYEAHHRRLEMQSLESQNKQEEEVAEAKGKQQLQRKLQAALISRKEALKEKKALKLELDTVMNLKVDLSNKLQLSEGLVNQLNVDKDTLLQKVSAQKVERGQLIAEIDKRLLENQNLEASCESLKLALDSITQDKADLRKELESLKLSQNSQLSELQEKLTDLQKEYETLLQSYENVSNETDRMKRAVETVRQEKQELFSKIKSVETEKKQVENQLEEAEQDIENMKEKMRKFAKSKQQKILELEEENERLRGELQPAVGEQKCNATDAENSRLKEEISKVHSENHSLTLKLKQIKSEKDMVAQEIELLRVQLHNLESRVQMSQLEHTSEIHEDVVIESKVETACAQLPETEEVIEEQQASVELASKYEINQQQEALEENLQMKELIRKLESDIMMKQNEIERMDGEIKALIGDKLSLKTQLTDLQSRVTNMEIENVELEKKYQIAVGDLGEVNRQKNAIELEKDELEERLMNQMAELNGSIGNFQQDAMDLQVKNDSLQKELRNLKLQLEEEKRQMERQKIEALSEAQKEYVEKLKSANRSAKGGKSQSKELQELLKEKQQEVRHLQKDCIKYQESISSLERTIKALEFEHNKCEKEKLISNDRLMKAMEDTNKAQNDLASSRVLLDDTQSEAARVLAENLKLKDEMRTITENTTEMLKRKEEDMERRLEIERDKDGKQMVNLKEKIHALQQEKEYLEASIVNLQSRMNEKDQEFKDLQGNLNQNIAKLAAFTRSMCSLQNDRDRVIEESKKWSETFTNAMQKKDIDLNDKEKVCLDLKNELLHITSQLEECKVEVTRLQTENKELVISGQTEAEAHLKLKDSLLEEKAILSSSLEEEQKRQSACQQELRLRTQEANDRRNQLDALEIEVNQIKSENENLLESVKSLEAEVQNWKLHNEQIQSDLQASKSLIEQLHRDLEQKEQDVVQLLNSRDEAVSKAVSELQDVHAIECRTLEDRLKESERGRLDMQDQIEELKTQLKAAQEEFDRSKGQLESFTKSMCSLQEERERVLSDYQQLEQRHLDAILAKDGLIQEAAAESNTLCEELRLLRSRTDDLNAQNAKLNAQLTRYRDDLKELISLKDSQLKQLLGEKLQEIEKLRHEQSNQEQQLVQEKGQREILQQELDESKLEKQRLLEEVNNLKLNVSQLQAEIGTQENQLKQAKEEMQILKDQLMQMQKELVHVQEESSRIQVEAEQRVKSAEDELSKKLQSMQHDTGILRNETETAEERVAELARDLMESEQRLLTANEEIAGLKAQLQAFKGSMRSLQDSHDLAQEEIQRLQEQLMDVSVLDTELSAVKTEKDRLSTMLSESDEQQYTLKIELKDLTKTLQAREEEITRMASELHTSQTQLQNMSKTMGNLQEDHSRLQGTLKTPRKEVERSLQSPSQRETKISNNEDSKSGEELQKVQTEVQNLHTQLSETLKQVHLKEHRIQQLNSKFSQIFEEKNALSIQLRGSNQQLRDATSRSSSLERQLQELQQKNLETLPTTDSAPGAPQEKKEPPMEADQQLLELQERYLGLKQQNTEQEQVRSVLEQQLREERQISECRIQELEENLNRLRPHDWSTSQDSAPHELSLLIETHGTASVKTRSSSLRRFLRFFLCSRTKAPLLFSVYLLFIHVLLFLCFTGHL from the exons GACCCTGGACCAGCATCTGGAACTGGGGAGGAACTGTCAGAAGACCAGATGGAAAGACTGGCGCATTATGAGCAGCTGGTGGTGCAGCTAAAAGAGTTGATCCAGCAGAAGGACGTGGAGATACACCACAAAGATGCAGAGCTTCAGCAGAAGGAAAGCCAGATCAAG TTGGAGAGAGAAGCTTCAGATGCAAaatttgcaaagctgaaacttcagGCGAAAGCTAAAGTGACAACTCTGAACAAGCAGATTGAAGAACTCAAGAGGACAGCAGCTGATCAG ACAAGCCAAgagggaagtgaagcaaaaaaccGTAATGGACAAAATGAGTCAACAAAAAGCGTAGAGTTTAACAAAGATGCCAACTCAAAACTCCAGGATAACATTAATGAACTCACAAGACAGCTACATGAGAGTCAAAGTACCATCAGTTTACTCACAAAACAGCTTTCAGAAAGTCCAGAAACTATTGCTGGCCTGACAAAACAGCTTCAAGACAGTCAAGAAAGTGTGCAGGAGCTTACAAAATCCCTCCAAGAAAGGGAGGATGCTGCTAAAAGTCTTCAGGAGAAGCTGGAGCTTGAA ACTCAACAACTACAGAGGACACTGGAGGAAAAGAATGAAAGTCTCCACTCTCGCAATCAGGTAGTGGAGATGTTGGAGCAAGAACTACAGAGTGCTGAACTACAGAAGCAG GTTCTGTCAGAGCAGTTTCGCGAGATGGAAAAAGAATTGATGTCTCTGCAAGAATCTCTAGATGTTGAACAAAAAGAAAGTTCTCAACAGGCTGCATTGTACAAAGGCATAGTGGAGGAGAAAGATATTTTATGCCAGCAGTTACAGGAAGCTCTTGATAAAGATAAAGATGCAGCAAGTGAAATAGAATGTCTGAAATCCCAACTGGAGAATGCAAAACTGCAACTGGGCTCTACACCACAGCCAGATTTGGAACAAATCCGAGTAGAACTACTAGGCGCACAAGAGGAGCTAGAAAGATTAAGAGCAGAGCTGGAGAAAGAAAAAGGAGCTCAGGCAGAGTTACAGCAATTAAGACCAGAGCTTGAAAATGAAGAGGGTGCCCAGGAGGAGTTGCAGCAATTAAGAGCAGAGCTTGAAAGAGAGAAGGGTACCCAGGTGGAGTTACAGCAACTAAGAGCAGAACTTGAGAAGGCGAAGGGTGACCAGGAGGAGTTTCAGCAGCTAAGAGCACAGCTTGAAAGAGAGAAGGGTACCCAGGAGGAGTTACAGCAACTAAGAGAAGAGCTGGAAAAGCAGAAGGGTGCCCAGGAGGATTCGCCGCAACTAAAAGAAGAGCTTGAGAAAGGTGTTCAGGAGGAGTTGCAGCAACTAAGAGAACAGCTGGAAAAGCAGAAGGGTGCCCAGGAGGAGTTGCAGCAACTAAGAGCAGAGTTTGAGAAGGCAAATAGTGCCCAGGAGGAGTTGCAGCAACTAAGAGAACAGCTTGAAAAGCAGAAGGGTGCCCAGGAGGAGTTGCAGCAACTAAGAGCAGAGTTTGAGAAG GCAAATAGTGCCCAGGAGGAGTTGCAGCGTGTAAAAGCAGAATTGGAACAGCAGAAAGAAACCCAAACCCAGATGCACGTTGAGCTGGAAAGGTTGAAGGAATCTAATGAAGAGTTGTTGGTTAAAGCGGAAGGAGGTGAGCAAGATACACACAATAGAAATGAACATGATGAACATAAtatggaaattgaaggtttgaaaACTGAGTTAGAAAAGGGTAAAAAAAGGCAAGACAAGTTGTCCAGAATGAAGGAAGAACTAAAAAGAGTGAAGGATTCCCTTGAGGAATTTGATCATGTGAAAGAAGAGATTGAAAGAGGGCAGAAAATAATAAGTGAATTGGAGAGGATGAGAAAGGAGGTGGAAAGAATAAGGGAAGCTGAGACTGAGATAAATACATTGCAAGAAGGACAACAGCTTGTGAAAAAACGGCTAGAGCAGAGTAATGTGGAATCTGAAAATCTTAGTGGACAGGAATTAACTCGAGAGGATCCAGCAAGTGGTGAAAAGGACTTGCAAACAG GTGAAGATTCTGATGCCATATCTACAGGAAGTTATCAGGAATCAGTAGCGAGTCACCAG gTGTTGCAGTCCACTATTTTGAATGTACAGACAAATTTAGTATCTCAAGAGCTTGTTCTTGATGTTGCCATTGAAGATTTAAAGGAGAAGCAACTGTCTATCCTCATGATGGACCTACTAGATACTCAGGAAGAAATTAATAAGCTGAAAGGAGAACTGCCGGTGGAAGGAAATCTAAATGAACCAAGTGCACTCAATGAGCAGGCCATAGAAAAGAGTAAATATATATCAGAGGAAGCTGACACGTACATCCAGACACATGACTCTTCTGATCTCAAATACCAGAGTATTAATGCAGACAAAGATAATGAAATTATTTCATTGAAAAATACAGTTGCTGAGCTCCAAAATCAAATTGAGACTATAACATCTGAGAAGGCGCAAATCTCATTAAAGTTTGAGACACTTGTAAATGAACAGACTACAGCTCAAAAAGTGCAGGCATCAATTGAACGTTTGGAGATTGAAAATCAACAACTGACTGACTATGAAAGCCAAAATATACTTTTAGAACAATTAAAGAGTTTGGAAAATGAGTCCAAGTCTAAAGACTTAAAGATCACCGCTTTACAGAAAGATCTAGACCATATGAATATTCTACTGTCTGAGCGGAGTGAACTTTCAAAGCTACAAGAAAACCAGTTGGAAGAGAAGGAACGACACATGGAAAGCCTAAAGGAGATACTTGGCCTTAGTCAAAATAAAGAGGTGAGACTGTCTGAGGAACTTGCAAATAATGAGCGTGAAAAAGTCTTACTTCAAGAACTGCTTTCACAAAAAACTATAGAAATTCAAGGCCTTCAAGAATCCATTTCAGAGAAGGATCGACAAGTTGAAGAGATAAGCCTCAGCTTTTCTGATAAGGTGGTACTTCTAAATGAGGAGAAATATTCCATGAGTAAGCAGATAAAAACCCTGAAGGAACAGCTGAACTCAACCATCCAGGATCAAGGGGAGGGTGAAGAATTACTACAGGCATTGAGAACAGAAAATATAGAAATACATTTACAAATAGAAAAGGTAGCTAAAGAGAAATGTCACTTTCAGGAAATGTTTGAATCTGTTCAGAGTGAGCTTGGTGAGTTGAACAGTCAGTTGGAAACTGTAAAATTGAAGCATTCCGAGAGCCAGGAAATTATTAAATTTGCCCAGGAAGAGCGAGAAGTGCTGCAGATAAAATTACAAGATCAGAAAAATGAACTCTTGAAGAAACAGAAGGAATTTGAAGAGCTGCATATTCAGTTAGATACTCAAATGAATAACTATGTACAGCAGCTGCAACTCCTAACGGAACAACAACAGAGTAGTTTGGAAGTAATTGATAGTTTGCAACGTGAAAAGACTGCATTAGAGTGTCAGTTACAGGCTTACCTAAACAAATCAGAACATGAGGTAGAATTAAATGAAAAAGGGGAACTTCAGGCTCAACTAGAAGATCATAAAAAAGAGATTGAGCAGCTGAAAAGAAAGTTACAAGCCTCACTAGTTAGCAAAAAAGAGCTGAATCGCAAAATCTCTAAACTAGAGAAACAAACTGTTAACCGTGCAGTGAACCAAGCCAAAGACTTTACTAGCAGTGTTGATCCGGATGTAAAATCCCTTGTTGAAGAGGTATCTGAACAAAGCATCATCGAAGATGGTCTAAAACAGCAACTGAATGAAAGAGAATCTGACCTGGAAACTTGTCGTAAAGAACTGGCTGAAAAAAGTGCAGCTAATGAGCAGTTTCAGAACTTGATTGAAGAATTAACTTTAGAGCTAAGAGAGAAATCAAAACAGATTGAGTCTTTAAAAAGTGAGCAGACAGAGAGACCTTCAGCAGAATCTCCTCTGTCAGATGCAGTAAATGCTGAGATTAACGAGACAAGAATTCAACTTGAAAACCGAATCGCAACTCTTGAGCAAGACAAAGAGATCTTGCAGAAAAAAGTTCAGGAGGTTTTGAACTCTCGCAGAGATACCATTAAAAAGGCACAAGAAAAAGACCGCCACCATCGTGAACAGCTAAAGCAGCAGAAAGAAGAATTTAATTTATTGCAAGAAAAGTATGAAAAACTACAATTAAATCGAAGGGAACATCAGACTGATGAAGTAGTCCTTGAAGAAAGAGATACACAAAATTTAAGGCCATGTATATCAGGAAAGCCACAAAATAGTAATATATCTGAACATCTTATTTCCATATCTATTTCACAGGAGAATTCTGAAGAATCACATTGGGGAAAGGAATGGGTAGATTTTTCATCTGCAGGCATGGAGGGCCCTGTGGCTGACaggtcagccattttggatttgacAGTTAAAAACCACGAAATGCAGATCGAAGTCCTTCAGTCCCAGAAAAATGAACTGGAATTAAATGCTTTACAACTAGAAGATAAAATAAAGGGCCATTTGGAAGGGATTACACATCTGCAGGATAGCATAGACCAATTAACTAGAGAACTACAAAATGAGAGAGAGAAAAATTTGAATTTAGAAATGCAGGCATCCACACTGAAAGCAGAACTGGAAAGCCATAACCAGGAAATATCTCAACTAAATGAAGTTACAATCAGGAATTTAAAGGAGGAATTAATGAGGAAGAAAGAGGAGATtggacaacttcaccaggatttggAAGTTGTAAATGTATCTCTTAAGAATGGAAATATGTTGTTGGTCGAGAAAGCTGATGTTATATTGTCCCTTAAATCTCAGCTAGAGGTTCAGACTAAAGAGTATGAAGCACACCACAGAAGACTTGAAATGCAATCTCTCGAATCGCAAAATAAGCAGGAAGAAGAGGTGGCGGAAGCAAAGGGCAAGCAACAGCTTCAAAGAAAGCTTCAGGCTGCACTGATCTCTAGAAAAGAAGCACTGAAAGAAAAAAAGGCTTTGAAACTAGAATTGGACACTGTTATGAATCTTAAGGTTGACCTGTCCAACAAACTACAGCTCTCGGAGGGTTTGGTTAACCAACTAAATGTTGACAAAGATACATTGCTTCAGAAAGTATCTGCTCAGAAAGTAGAGAGAGGCCAGCTTATTGCTGAAATTGACAAACGTTTATTGGAAAACCAAAATTTGGAAGCTTCATGTGAAAGCCTAAAACTTGCTTTGGACAGTATAACACAAGATAAAGCTGATTTAAGGAAAGAATTGGAATCCTTGAAGTTGTCTCAAAATTCTCAGCTATCTGAGTTGCAAGAAAAACTTACAGACTTGCAGAAGGAGTATGAGACACTACTACAGTCTTATGAGAATGTGAGCAATGAAACGGATAGGATGAAGCGTGCAGTAGAAACGGTGAGACAGGAAAAGCAAGAGTTATttagtaaaataaaaagtgtggagACTGAAAAGAAACAAGTAgagaatcaactggaggaggcagAACAAGACATTGAAAATATGAAAGAAAAAATGAGGAAATTTGCTAAGTCTAAGCAGCAAAAAATACTTGAATTGGAAGAAGAAAATGAAAGATTAAGGGGAGAATTGCAACCAGCAGTGGGGGAGCAGAAGTGTAATGCAACTGATGCAGAAAATTCCAGACTAAAAGAAGAGATTAGTAAGGTCCACTCAGAAAACCATAGCCTAACACTTAAGTTAAAACAGATAAAGTCTGAAAAAGATATGGTAGCTCAAGAAATAGAATTGTTAAGAGTCCAGTTACATAATCTTGAGTCTCGTGTACAAATGAGTCAGCTGGAGCATACATCTGAAATACACGAAGATGTCGTTATTGAAAGTAAGGTTGAGACGGCTTGTGCACAACTTCCAGAAACTGAAGAGGTAATTGAAGAACAACAGGCATCTGTAGAGCTGGCTTCAAAATATGAGATAAACCAACAACAAGAAGCCTTAGAGGAAAATCTACAAATGAAAGAACTGATCAGGAAGCTAGAAAGTGATATCATGATGAAGCAAAATGAAATAGAGCGTATGGATGGAGAAATAAAGGCTTTGATAGGTGATAAGCTTAGCTTGAAGACTCAGCTGACAGATTTACAAAGTAGGGTTACTAATATGGAAATAGAAAATGTAGAGCTTGAAAAGAAATATCAGATAGCTGTTGGTGACCTGGGTGAAGTTAACAGGCAGAAAAATGCCATTGAACTTGAGAAGGATGAGCTAGAAGAAAGGCTAATGAACCAGATGGCTGAGCTCAATGGAAGCATTGGTAATTTCCAGCAAGATGCTATGGATTTGCAAGTAAAAAATGACAGCCTGCAAAAAGAGTTAAGAAACCTTAAACTCCAGTTAGAGGAGGAAAAACGACAGATGGAAAGGCAGAAGATTGAAGCTCTGTCAGAGGCACAAAAGGAGTATGTGGAAAAGTTAAAATCTGCAAATCGGAGTGCAAAAGGTGGGAAATCCCAGTCAAAGGAGCTTCAGGAGTTGCTCAAAGAGAAGCAGCAAGAAGTTCGACACTTGCAGAAAGATTGCATAAAATATCAGGAGAGTATCAGTAGTTTGGAAAGGACAATAAAAGCTCTAGAATTTGAGCACAATAagtgtgaaaaagaaaaactaatCTCTAATGATAGACTAATGAAAGCAATGGAGGACACAAACAAGGCTCAGAATGATCTAGCATCTTCTCGTGTTCTGCTTGATGACACACAGAGTGAGGCAGCAAGGGTCCTAGCTGAAAACCTGAAACTAAAGGACGAAATGCGGACAATAACTGAAAATACAACAGAAATGCTGAAAAGGAAAGAGGAAGATATGGAAAGAAGACTTGAAATAGAGAGAGACAAAGATGGGAAACAAATGGTTAATTTAAAGGAGAAAATACATGCACTGCAACAAGAAAAAGAATACCTTGAGGCATCTATTGTGAACTTACAAAGCCGTATGAATGAAAAGGACCAGGAATTCAAGGACTTACAAGGCAACTTAAATCAAAATATAGCTAAGCTTGCAGCCTTTACTCGAAGCATGTGTTCTTTGCAAAATGATAGAGACCGTGTTATAGAGGAGTCCAAAAAGTGGAGTGAGACATTTACTAATGCAATGCAGAAAAAGGACATTGACCTAAATGACAAGGAGAAAGTTTGTTTGGATCTTAAAAATGAACTACTGCATATAACATCACAGCTTGAAGAATGTAAGGTTGAGGTAACCAG ACTTCAAACAGAAAATAAGGAACTTGTCATAAGCGGGCAGACTGAAGCAGAAGCCCACCTAAAATTGAAAGATTCTCTGTTGGAAGAGAAAGCAATTCTTTCATCCTCTTTGGAGGAAGAGCAGAAGAGGCAAAGTGCTTGTCAGCAGGAACTGAGATTGCGCACTCAGGAAGCAAATGATAGGCGTAATCAGCTGGATGCTCTTGAGATAGAAGTGAACCAGATTAAATCTGAAAATGAGAATCTGCTGGAATCAGTAAAAAGCTTAGAGGCAGAGGTCCAAAACTGGAAGTTGCACAATGAGCAGATTCAGAGTGATCTACAGGCTTCCAAATCACTTATAGAACAGTTACACAGAGACCTGGAGCAGAAGGAGCAAGATGTGGTGCAGTTGTTAAATTCTCGTGATGAAGCTGTGAGTAAAGCAGTTAGTGAACTGCAAGATGTGCATGCTATTGAATGCAGAACACTAGAAGATAGACTCAAAGAAAGTGAGAGGGGGAGACTAGACATGCAAGACCAAATAGAAGAATTAAAAACTCAATTAAAAGCTGCACAAGAAGAGTTTGACCGAAGTAAAGGCCAGCTGGAGTCCTTCACCAAGTCTATGTGCTCACTACAGGAGGAGCGAGAACGCGTTTTGAGTGACTATCAACAGTTAGAGCAACGGCATCTTGATGCAATTCTTGCCAAAGATGGCCTAATTCAAGAGGCAGCAGCAGAGAGCAATACGCTATGTGAAGAATTAAGACTGTTGCGTAGTCGTACTGATGACTTAAATGCACAAAATGCTAAATTGAATGCTCAGCTAACTCGCTACCGGGATGACTTGAAAGAGCTTATTTCATTGAAGGACTCCCAACTGAAACAGCTCCTGGGTGAAAAATTGCAGGAGATTGAAAAACTAAGACATGAGCAAAGTAACCAAGAGCAGCAGTTGGTCCAAGAAAAAGGCCAACGAGAGATTTTACAACAGGAGCTAGATGAAAGCAAGTTAGAAAAGCAGAGGTTACTGGAAGAGGTTAATAACCTAAAACTCAATGTATCTCAACTGCAAGCTGAAATTGGGACCCAAGAAAATCAGCTTAAGCAGGCGAAGGAAGAGATGCAGATTTTGAAAGATCAATTGATGCAGATGCAGAAGGAACTGGTTCATGTTCAAGAAGAAAGTTCTCGCATACAGGTAGAAGCAGAACAGAGAGTGAAGAGCGCAGAAGATGAACTGAGTAAGAAGTTGCAGAGCATGCAGCATGATACTGGAATCTTGCGTAATGAGACCGAGACGGCAGAGGAACGAGTAGCTGAACTTGCAAGAGATCTAATGGAATCTGAACAGAGGTTGCTAACTGCAAATGAAGAAATAGCTGGTCTTAAAGCTCAGCTCCAGGCATTTAAAGGCTCAATGAGGTCTTTGCAGGACAGTCATGATTTAGCTCAAGAAGAGATACAAAGACTTCAGGAGCAACTGATGGACGTATCTGTCCTGGATACAGAGCTCAGTGCCGTGAAGACAGAAAAGGACCGTCTCAGTACCATGTTATCAGAAAGCGACGAACAGCAATACACATTAAAAATAGAGCTCAAAGATCTTACTAAAACTTTACAAGCTAGGGAAGAAGAAATAACAAGAATGGCATCTGAACTTCACACCTCACAGACACAGCTGCAAAACATGTCCAAAACAATGGGTAATCTGCAGGAAGATCACAGTAGGCTGCAAGGCACCTTGAAGACCCCACGCAAAGAAGTTGAAAGGAGTTTGCAGAGTCCTTCCCAAAGAGAAACAAAG